The Xylophilus rhododendri region ATGCGGGCATGGGGCTCGCCGTCCAGGTAATGCAGCAGGAAGGCCTGGCGGGCCCTGGCGGACAGGCCATCGAGCGCCGCCTCGATCTGGCTCAAGGCCTGCAGCGTCTCCAGCAGCTGCTCGGGGGAGGGCGCGCCTTCGAGCGGGTCGGCCAGCAGGCTCAGTTCGCGCAGGTAGGCGTCTTCCAGGGCCTTGCGCCGGGCTTGGTCGATGATCAGCCGCTGCGCGGTGGTGACCAGCCAGGCCCGCGGCTCGCGCACGCCCAGCAGGGCATCGCGCGAGGCGAGGATGCGCACGAAGGTGTCCTGCGCCAGGTCGGCCGCGTTGTCGGCGCTGCCCAGCTTGCGGCGCAGCCAGCCGAACAGCCAGCCGTGGTGGTCGGCATACAGCGTGTGCAGGTGATCTTGCGACGTGCTCCCTCCTGCAGACATGCTGGTTTGCGCTCCCTGGCTCAACGCCGGTTTTATTTACGAATAGTTCTCATTAGTTTACATGGCGTCGGAAAAGAGGCCCCGCAACCCATAATCGCGCCCATTCCAAAAGAGGGCCGGGATGCTGAGAGACGACATGGAAGCCGGCGAAACCGCCGAACCGACGCTGCGTTACGCCCACTCCTGGCGCATCGAGGCCTTCGGCGCGCCGCTGGCGCCGCACCGCATGCCGGCGCCCGAGCCGCAGGGCAGGGAACTGCTGCTGCGCACCCGGCGCTGCGGTGTCTGCCATTCCGACCTGCATCTGTCGGACGGCTATTTCGACCTCGGCGGCGGCAAGCGCCTGACCATGGCCGAACGCGACATCGTGCCGCCGCTCACGCCCGGCCACGAGATCGTGGGGGAACTCATCGCCGCCGGTCCGTGCGCCGATTTGGAGGGCCTGGCCCTGGGCAAGAGCTACCTGGTCTGCCCCTGGATCGGCTGCGGCCGCTGCGGCCCCTGCCGCAAGGGGCGCGGCCATCTCTGCCTGGTGCCGCGCGCCATCGGCATCCAGCGCATCGGAGGCTACAGCGACCGGGTGATCGTGCCCGAGGGCCGCTACCTGATCGACATCGAGGGCCTGGACCCGAGCGAAGCCGCCACCCTGGCCTGCGCCGGCCTCACCGCCTACTCGGCCATCTCCAAGGGCCAGGGCGAGAAGGACGACTGGCTGGCCCTGATCGGCCTGGGCGGCGTGGGCAGCGCCGGCCTGCAGATCGCCCGCGGCCTGGGCTTCGAACGCATCGCCGTGGTGGACATGGATGCCGCCAAACTCGACCGGGCCATGGCCCATGGCGCGCACTGGGCGGTGAACACACGCGAGACCGATGCGTCCGCCCGGCTGCGTTCGGGCACCGGCGGCATCGAGACGGTGGTCGATTTCGTCGGCTCCAGCCAGACCGCGCAGCTAGGCCTGGACGTCCTGCTGCGCGGCGGCAGCTATATCGCCGTCGGCATGCTGGGCGGCAAGCTCCAGCTGCCCTTGCCGCTGCTGGCGACCCGTGCGATCACCGTGCGCGGCAGCTATACCGGCAGCCTGGCGGAGCTGCGCGAACTGGTGGCGCTGGCCCAGGTCGGGCGCATCGAGGCGGCGCCGGTGGAGACCATGGCGCATGCGCGGGTCAACGAAGCGCTCGACAAGCTGCGCAAGGGTTTGGCCAGCGCACGGCAGGTGCTGGATTACGACTAGCCGCTGCCGCTTGGCCGCCCGCGCACAAGGCTTTTGAGGGCTGCCTACACTCGCTTCGAAAGCTGGCGCGGGCCGCAGCCGGGCGTTTGCGGCCCGGCCGCCGCGCCCGAAAGTCCGGTTCCATGTCTTCAGCCTTGCCTTCTTCCCGCCGGCCCGATGCGCCTTCGGTGGGCCTCCACATCTTCGCCGGCTTGTGCGCCAGCCTGGTCGGCATCGGCCTGGCGCGTTTCGCCTACACCCCGCTGATTCCGCCGCTGATCGAGGCGCACTGGTTCGCCGCCGCCGATGTGGTCACCCTGGGCGCGGCCAACCTGGGCGGCTACCTGCTCGGCGCGCTGCTGGGGCGGCCGCTGGCGGCCCGGGTGGGCGCCGTCGCCTGCCTGCGCTGGATGATGGTGCTGGTGACGCTGGCCTTCGTCGGCTGCGCCTTCCCGCTGTCGCTGGCCTGGTTCTTCGGCTGGCGCCTGGTGTCGGGCGTGGCGGGCGGCGCGATGATGGTGCTGGTCGCCGCTACCGTGCTGCCGCATGTGCCGCCGGCCCGCAAGGGGGTGGCCAGCGGGGCGATCTTCCTGGGCGTAGGTCTCGGCGTGGCGGCCTCGGGCACGGTGGTGCCGCTGCTGCTGAACTTCGGACTGCGCAATACCTGGCTGGGGCTGGCCATGCTGTCCGCCGTGCTGACGGCCGCCAGCTGGTTCGCCTGGCCTGCGTCCACCCCGGTCGCCAAGCCTGCCTCGGCGGCACCCGCGACGGCAGGCGCACCGGCGGCGGGCCTGGCGGTGCTGTATGTGCAATACGCCCTGATGGCCATCGGGCTGGTGCCGCCCATGGTCTTCCTGGTGGACTTCATCGCCCGCGGCCTGGGCGCCGGTGCCCATCTCGGTTCGCTGTTCTGGGTGGTCTACGGCCTGGGTTCCATCGCCGGCCCGCCGCTGTACGGCCTGCTGGCCGACCGCCTGGGGCCGCGGCCCACGGTGCGGCTGGCCCTGGCCGTGCAGGTGCTGGTGCTGGCCGGCGCCTGGGGCACGGGCAGCCTGGCCTTGCTGGCGCTGCTCACCTTGGTCATCGGCAGCTTTCCCTCCGGCATCGTGCCGCTGGTGCTGGCCCATGTGCATGAATCGGTGCCGCACGACGCGGCGCGCCAGAACCAGGTGTGGAGCCGCGCCACCACCGTCTTCGCCGCGGCCCAGGCGGCCGCGGGTTATGGCTTCTCGGCGCTGTTCAATGCCAGCGGCGGCAACTACCGGCTGCTGTTCATCTGCGCCGCCGCCGCGCTGCTGGTGGCGCTGCTGGCCGAGCTGGGCAGGCGTCCCGCGGTGCAGCCTCTGCGCGGTCGCGCCTAGCTTCAGACCTGCGCCTGGCCGCCATCGGCGAACAGCTCGGCGCCGTTGACGAAGGAGGCATCGTCCGAAGCCAGGAACAGCGCCACCCGGGCGATCTCCTCCGGCCGGCCGACACGGCCCAGCGGCACCTGGCTGCCCAGGTAGTCGAGCAGGCCCTGCTGCTGCGCCGCGTCCGGGCCGGCCAGTTCGACCAGGCCCGGCGTGTGGATCGGGCCGGGCGACAGGGTGTTGACGCGGATCGCCTTGCCCTTCAAGTCCAGCGCCCAGCTGCGCGCCAGGTTGCGCACCGCCGCCTTGGTGGCGCTGTAGATGCTGAAGCTGGCGGTGCCCATCACGCTGGTGGTGGAGCCGGCCAGGATCACCGAGGCGCCGCTGACGGCCTTCTCCAGCAGCGGCAAGGCTTTTTGCACGGTGAACACCACGGCCTTGACGTTGCGGTCGAAGGTGTCGTCGAAGTGCTGTTCGGTGATGGCGCCCAGGGGCAGCATCGATCCGCCGCCCGCATTGGCATACAGCACGTCGATGCGGCCTTGCCGGGCTGCGACGGTGGAGAAGACCCGGTCCAGGTCGTCCATCCGGGTGGAGTCGGCCTGGATGCCGATGGCGGAAGAACCGATCTCGGCCAGCGCCGCATCCAGCTCGGCCTGGCGGCGGCCGGTGATGTAGACGGTCGCGCCTTCCGCCGCGAAAGCCTTGGCGGCCGCCAGGCCAATGCCCGAGCTTGCACCGGTCACCACGGCCACCTTGCCTGCGAGTTTCTGAGCCATTTCTTTCTCCATGAGTGATTGATGTGTTCAGCTTAATTGGGCGAATCCCATGAATAAATGGTGAATTCGGTAGAACATAATTCACCATCGTGAATACTGAAAGCCGGCATGGACCAGCTCCTGGCCTTGAGGGTCTTCGTCCGCATCGCCGAAACCGGCGGCTTCTCGCGCGCGGCCGATTCGATGAACATCCCGCGCCCCACGGTCACCAAACTCGTGCAGGACCTGGAGCGGCACCTGGGCACCCGGCTGCTCAGCCGCACCACCCGCCAGGTGCAGGTGACGGCCGAGGGCTCGGCCTATTACGAACGCGCCCGGCAGGTGCTGGCCGATGTGGACGACATGGATCTGCTGGCCGGCGGCTCCCGCCGGCAACTCAGCGGCCGGCTGCGGGTGGATATCGGCTCGGTGCTGGCCCAGCGCATCCTGATACCGGCGCTGCCAGCGTTCCGTGAGCGTTATCCGGGCCTGCGGCTGGAGCTGGGCGTGAGCGACCGGCCGATCGACCTGATCGGCGACGGTGTCGATTGCGCGATCCGCGGCGGCGAGCTGCCCGACAGCCGCATGGTGGCGCGCCACCTGGCTGCGCTGGAGTGGGTGAGCTGCGCCAGCGCCGACTACCTGGCCCGGCACGGCGAGCCCCGGCATCCCGACGAGCTGCTGGCCGCCGGTCCGGATGGCACACGGCATGCCCTGGCCGGCTATTTTTCATCCTTGTCCGGTCGGGCCTTCGCGCTGGAGTTCCATCGGGCCGGGGAGACGGTGCTCGTCAGGCCCGAGGAGGGCGTCCATTGCAACGAAAGCACGGCGCATCTGCAGGCCCTGGTCTGCGGCCTGGGCGTGGGCCAGACCTTCCGTTTCGCCGTCGCACCGCACCTGGCCGATGGCTCGATGCGTGCCGTGCTGGGCGACTGGACGCGGCCGGCCCACAGGCTCAGTTTGGTCTATCCCGGCGGGCGGGAACTCAATGCCCGGGTGCGTGCCTTCTCCGACTGGGCCGCGGAGGTCTTCGCGCCCTTCGATGGCCGCTAGCGCACGCCGAGCCGATCGCTCAGGTAGGCCACCAGCCCGCTCACCTTGGGCAGCAGCCGTTTGCTCCGCGGCCAGACCAGGTTGAGCGGCAGGCCATCGACCGACCAGTCCGGCAGGATCTGCACCAGCCGGCCCTCGCGCAGCGCATCCCCGGCCAGCCAGGTCGCCAGCTGGGCGATGCCGCAGCCGGCCAGCACCGCGTCGAGCTGTGCCTGGCCGTTGCCCACGACGATGCGTGCATCGAACATCCGGCGTTCCACCGCCGCTTCGCCGCGGGCGATGCGCCAGGGGCTGGGCGAGCCCTCGGCGCGGCCGTACATCACCAGCTCGTGGCCGGGCAGCTCGTCGGCTGACACAGGTGTGCCGCAGCGCTGCAGATAGGCCGGCGCGGCGCAGAAGACCAGCCGCTCCGCGCCCAGGCAGGCATGGCCCAGGTCGGCCGGCCAGACATCCGGGCCGCCGATGCGCACGGCCAGGTCGATGCCCTCGTCGATCACGTCCACGAAGCGGTCGGTGAAGGAGACCTGCGGCAGCACCGCCGGATGCAGCTGCGTGTAGGCCAGCAGCAGGGGCATGACCTGGCGCAGGCCGAAGGTCACCGGCAGGTCCAGGCGCAGGCGGCCGGAGGGCTCCACGCTCTGCGCGGCCAGCACCTTCTCGGCGGATGCCAGTTCGTCGAGCACCCGCACGCAGACCTGCAGGAAGGCGGTGCCGGCATCGGTCAGCGCCAGGCGGCGGGTGCTGCGCTCGAACAGGCGCTGGCCCAGCCGGGCTTCGAGCCGGGCCACGGCCTTGCCGACGGCGGAACTGCTGAGGTGCAGGCGCTCGGCGGCGGCGGTGAAGCTGCCGGCTTCGGCGGTGGCGACGAAGACGTCTATGCCCTTGATGCGTTCGGCGCTGTGCATGGAGAGGGGGGCTTTACGGAAATGAGATCCGCAATTCTCGGAAAAATCGTCCAGGACAGGAATCCATGGCTGCAATACCCTGGCCGATTCTTTTTTCCAAGCTCCTCCTGCATGTCTCCGCTTCCCGCCGTGCGCCCTCCGGGCCAGTCCTCCATCGTGGTCCTGGCGATCGCCGCCTTCGTCATCGTCACCACCGAATTCCTGATGGTGGGCCTGCTGCCCGCCCTGTCACGCGACCTGGGCATTTCGGTGGTCACCGCCGGGCAGCTGGTGACCTTGTTCGCGGTCGTGGTCATGGTGTTCGGCCCGGTGCTGACCGCATCGCTGTCGCACTTCGGGCGCAAGCGGCTGTTCGTCGCTGTGCTGCTGCTCTTCGCGGTGTCGAACGCGGTGGCCGCGCTGGCGCCCAATCTCTGGGTGCTGGCCTTCGCCCGCATCGTGCCGGCGCTGGCGCTGCCCGTCTTCTGGGGCACGGCCAGCGACACGGCGGCGCGCATCGCCGGGCCGGAGCGGGCGGGCAGGGCCGTCTCCCGCGTCTATCTCGGCATCTCCGGCGCCATGCTCTTCGGCATACCGCTGGGCACCCTGGCCGGCGACCTGATCGGCTGGCGCGGCGCCTTCTGGCTGCTGGCGGCCCTGTCGCTGCTGGTGGCTGCCCTGCTGCACCAGACCATGCCCGCCATGGCCTCGGGCGAACGGGTGAGCCTGGCGGAGCAGGCGCGCATCCTGCGTTGCCCGCGTTTCGTCGCCGACGTGCTGCTGTCGGTGCTGGTGTTCACCGCCATGTTCAGCGGCTACACCTATCTGGCCGAAACCCTGGAGCGTCTCGCCCAGGTGCCGGCGGCGCAGGTGGGCTGGTGGCTGATGGGCTTCGGCGCCGTGGGACTGGCCGGCAACTGGCTGGGAGGGCGCTGGGTGGACCGGTCGCCGCTGGCCACCACGGCCGGTTTCTGCCTGCTGCTGGCCGTTGGCATGGGTGCGACGGTGCTGCTGGCCGCATCGCATGCCGGGCTGGCGCTGGCCCTGGCGGTGTGGGGCGTGGCGAACACGGCGCTGTACCCGGTCTGCCAAATCCGGGTGATGAAGTCCGCGGCGCGGGCCCAGGCGCTGGCCGGCACCATCAATGTGTCGGCGGCCAATGCGGGCATCGCGCTCGGCGCGATCGTGGGCGGCCTCAGCATCTCCTCCTGGGGCATCGCCAGCGTGGGGCTGGTGGGCGCGGCCATCGCCTTGCTGGCGGCGCTGGGGGCGGCCTGGGTGGGCCGCATCCGCCCGGCCTAGGCTCCTGGCGGACGTACCAGGCTTCAGCCGGCGCGCTTTTCCATGCGCAGCAGGTCGTTCACCGCCAGCGGCGGCACATCCGGTTCGGCCGGCTCGGAGCGCTGGATGGCCGCCGCCACGGTGGTGGCCAGGGTTTCCACATCGAAGGGTTTGCGCAGCACGGCCTGGCGCCCCAGCACCTGCTGGACCTGCGCCATGTCGGCATAGCCGGTGGCCAGCAGGATGGGCAGGTCCGGATGCAGCACCCGGGCGGCGGCGATCAGCTCGGCCCCGTTCATGCCGGGCATGAGGTAGTCGGCCAGCAGCAGGGTGGGACGGCATTTTTCCAGTGCCCGCAGGCCGGCCAGGCCATCCGTGGCTTCATGCACGGTGTAGCGCAGCATGCGCAGGCATTCGACCATGGTCTGGCGCACGCCGGCATCGTCTTCCACCACCAGGATCTCCATGCCGGGCCGGCCCTCGGGCATGCCGGCCGGCTTGCCGCCATTGCCGTCGCCCGCGAAGTCGGCGCCTTCGGCCAGGGGAAAACGCAGCTCCACCGTGGTGCCCTGGCCCACCGCGCTTTTCAGCTCGGCGCGGCCGCCGGACTGCTGGGCGAAACCATAGACCTGGCTCAGGCCGAGCCCGGTGCCTTCGCCCACCGGCTTGGTGGTGAAGAAGGGGTCGAACACCTTTTCCAGCAAGGCGGGCGGTATGCCGCTGCCGGTGTCGCGCACGCTCAGGATCGCCTCGCGCTGCCCGTCTGGCTGGTTCCTCACTTCGGTACGAATCACCAGCCGGCCGCCGCCGGCCATGGCGTCGCGCGAGTTCACGGCCATGTTGAGCACCGCCATCTCCAGCTGCGCGCTGTCGAGCACGGCGGAGACCCGGCCGGGCCACAGGTCCAGCACCACCTCGATGCGGGAGCCGACCGATACGCCGATCAGCTCGCTCAGATTGGTCAGCAGCTGGTTCACATCCTGCAGCTTGGGCACCAGGCTCTGCGCGCGGGCGAAGGACAGCAGCTGCGCGGTCAGCCGAGAGCCGCGGGTGACCGCCTCGCGGGCGCGGCGGGCATGGTCGGCCGAGGCCGGATCCTTGGCGGTGCGGGCGATCATCTGCAGGTTGATGTTGACCACATGCAGCAGGTTGTTGAAGTCGTGCGCCATGCCGCCGGTGAGCCGGCCGATGGCTTCCATCTTCTGGCCCTGCACCACGCTGGCCTGGGCTCGTTCGCGCTCGGCAATCTCGCGCATCAGCCGGTTGTTGGCCTGCGACAGGTCGGCCGTGCGTTCGCCGATGCGGTTCTCCAGCTCGGTGTTGAGCCGCTCCACCGTGGCGCGGGATTCCTCCAGCGCGGCCAGGTGGCGCCGGGTGGCGTACTGGCGCAGCCGGGCACGCAGGGCGCTGCGGGCAGCGCTGGCCAGGGTCTCGGGGTTCACCGGCCGCTCCAGCAGCACGATGTTGCCCAGCTCCTGCAGCGAATGCAGGGCCGACTGCGAGCGGCGCCCGGTCTGCCGGGTGGCCAGCACCACGAAGGGAAAGTCCGACCAGGCGGGCTGCGCGCCCAGGTAGTCGCCCAGCGCCTGCATCGAATCGCCGGCGAGCGCCTCCTCGGTGACGATGACCGCGGCCGCCTCGCGCGATATCTCCTGCAGCAGCTCGGCGAAGTCGCGGCAGCCATGGCAGACGATGCCCTGGGCGCGCAGCACGCCCTCGATCACTTCGGCGTCGCGGCCACGCGGTGCGAGGATGAGAACCCGGTCTTCCATCGATCAGCCAGGTACGGCGAGGGTGGGCTGGCCGAGCAGCGGCACATTGCCGGTGTAGCGCGGGATGCCGGAGAGCACACCCTGGAAGTCGGTCAGTGCCTCGCCGATCTCCACGCCGCGCTTGCCCAGGCGGAATTCGCGGATGGTGGTCTCATGGGCGCTGGTGCGGCTCTTGATCGTCGAAATGGCCTTGAGCAGGCTGCCGTTCGCCTCGAAATAGCGGAACTGCACCAGCGCATCGCTGAGGTAGCTCAGGTCCACATCCGAGCGCACATCGCCCACCACGCCGTGCTGCGACAGGATGGAGACGGTGATCACGCCGCGCATGTTCAGATAGGACAGCAGCTCGTGCATCTGCAGCAGCAGGAACTTGCCGCCGGTCATGGCCTGCAGGTAGGCGTTGAGGCTGTCGATCACCACCATCGCGCAGCCGTCCTGCTCGACCGCATGGCGCACCGAATGGGCGAACTGGCCCGGCGACACCTCGGCCGGGTCCAGCGCCCGCATCTGCAGCTGGCCGGACGCCAGGTAGGCGTCCAGGTCCAGCCCCAGCGACTTGCAGCGCAGGCCCAGGGTGCCCAGGCCCTCGTCGAACAGGTAGTAGGCGACCTTGCGGCCCTGCTTCATGGCCTGGATCGCGCAGCTCACCGCCGTGGTGGTCTTGCCGGTGCCCGCCGGACCGGAGAAGAGCGCATTGCTGCCCGGCACCAGGCCGCCGCCCAGCAGCTCGTCGAGCTGGCGGGTGCCGGTGCTCTGCGGCAGGCTGGAGAAGTCGTGCGGGTGTTCGTGGGCGACCAGGCGGGGAAACACCTGCAGGCCGCCGCGGTCCAGGTGGAAGTCGTGTTCGCCCTCGCGGAATTTCACGCCGCGCAGCTTCATCACCCGCAGGCGGCGTTTGTCCGGCCCATAGTCGCTGGCGCTCTGCTCCAGGTGGATGACGCCGTGGGCGATGCTGTGCAGATGGGTGTCGCCGCCGGCCGTCTTGTCGTCCAGCATCAGCACCGTGCAGCCGCGCACCGCGAAGAAGCGCTTGAGGGCCAGGATCTGCCGCCGGTAGCGCAGCGGGCTCTGGGCCAGCAGGCGCATCTCGGAGAGGCTGTCGAAGACGATGCGCCGCGGTTTCTCGCTCTCCACCAGCGCCATCACGCTGCGGGTGGTCTCGCCGAGTTCGAATTCGGAAGGGTGCAGGATGCTCTGCTCGGCGTCTTCGCTCAGCCCTTCATCGCTCACCAGGTCGCGCACCCGGATGCCCTGCAGGTTCCAGCCGTGCGATGCGGCCACCTGGTGCAGCTCGGTGCTGGTCTCGGAGAGCGTCACGTACACGCCGGATTCGCCGGCATCGCGCCCGCGCAGCAGGAACTGCAGGCCCAGCGTGGTCTTGCCGGAGCCGGGCGTGCCCTCCACCAGATAGAGATGGCCGTTCGGCAAGCCGCCCGCCAGCACGTTGTCGAGGCCGGCAATACCGGTGGAGGCATGGCCTTCTTGCGGGCTGTTTTCGAACGCAGGCATGGAGAAATCGGGGGGCTGGGTGGAGGAAATGCCTGGCGCTCTCGCACTGACCAGCGCATGGGATGGATGTCCAGCCCTATCTTGCTTGCCCCGGTGCCTCCGGCGATTGCCGCAATACTGATAAGCGCGTCAGCCATCGCCGACGGTCCGGGCCGCCGGGGAGACGGGGCGCCGCAGCCTCAGCTGAAGTGGCGCAGCGAGGTGGCCAGGCTCAGGGCCTCCGAGCGGGCATCCATCAGCGCCGCGAATTCGGTGGCGCGCGGCAGCACGCAGCGGTGGCGCACCAGGTCCTTGTCCGCTTCCAGGATGTGCAGAACGCCTTGCCAGCGCCCGTCGAAGCGGCCGGCTTTGGGGAAGAAAGTGAAACCTCGGGCGTGAATGGGTGTGCGCATGGTTGGGCTCCGTAGGCGCGCTGCTCAGCAAAAAACGCGCCCGGCAGGATATTCCCAAAACCATGGCAGAAGTCGCGT contains the following coding sequences:
- a CDS encoding sigma-70 family RNA polymerase sigma factor — translated: MSAGGSTSQDHLHTLYADHHGWLFGWLRRKLGSADNAADLAQDTFVRILASRDALLGVREPRAWLVTTAQRLIIDQARRKALEDAYLRELSLLADPLEGAPSPEQLLETLQALSQIEAALDGLSARARQAFLLHYLDGEPHARIAAELGVSTRMVQKYLVQALLHCHRRLED
- a CDS encoding alcohol dehydrogenase translates to MLRDDMEAGETAEPTLRYAHSWRIEAFGAPLAPHRMPAPEPQGRELLLRTRRCGVCHSDLHLSDGYFDLGGGKRLTMAERDIVPPLTPGHEIVGELIAAGPCADLEGLALGKSYLVCPWIGCGRCGPCRKGRGHLCLVPRAIGIQRIGGYSDRVIVPEGRYLIDIEGLDPSEAATLACAGLTAYSAISKGQGEKDDWLALIGLGGVGSAGLQIARGLGFERIAVVDMDAAKLDRAMAHGAHWAVNTRETDASARLRSGTGGIETVVDFVGSSQTAQLGLDVLLRGGSYIAVGMLGGKLQLPLPLLATRAITVRGSYTGSLAELRELVALAQVGRIEAAPVETMAHARVNEALDKLRKGLASARQVLDYD
- a CDS encoding YbfB/YjiJ family MFS transporter, which produces MSSALPSSRRPDAPSVGLHIFAGLCASLVGIGLARFAYTPLIPPLIEAHWFAAADVVTLGAANLGGYLLGALLGRPLAARVGAVACLRWMMVLVTLAFVGCAFPLSLAWFFGWRLVSGVAGGAMMVLVAATVLPHVPPARKGVASGAIFLGVGLGVAASGTVVPLLLNFGLRNTWLGLAMLSAVLTAASWFAWPASTPVAKPASAAPATAGAPAAGLAVLYVQYALMAIGLVPPMVFLVDFIARGLGAGAHLGSLFWVVYGLGSIAGPPLYGLLADRLGPRPTVRLALAVQVLVLAGAWGTGSLALLALLTLVIGSFPSGIVPLVLAHVHESVPHDAARQNQVWSRATTVFAAAQAAAGYGFSALFNASGGNYRLLFICAAAALLVALLAELGRRPAVQPLRGRA
- a CDS encoding SDR family NAD(P)-dependent oxidoreductase; the protein is MAQKLAGKVAVVTGASSGIGLAAAKAFAAEGATVYITGRRQAELDAALAEIGSSAIGIQADSTRMDDLDRVFSTVAARQGRIDVLYANAGGGSMLPLGAITEQHFDDTFDRNVKAVVFTVQKALPLLEKAVSGASVILAGSTTSVMGTASFSIYSATKAAVRNLARSWALDLKGKAIRVNTLSPGPIHTPGLVELAGPDAAQQQGLLDYLGSQVPLGRVGRPEEIARVALFLASDDASFVNGAELFADGGQAQV
- a CDS encoding LysR substrate-binding domain-containing protein, with protein sequence MDQLLALRVFVRIAETGGFSRAADSMNIPRPTVTKLVQDLERHLGTRLLSRTTRQVQVTAEGSAYYERARQVLADVDDMDLLAGGSRRQLSGRLRVDIGSVLAQRILIPALPAFRERYPGLRLELGVSDRPIDLIGDGVDCAIRGGELPDSRMVARHLAALEWVSCASADYLARHGEPRHPDELLAAGPDGTRHALAGYFSSLSGRAFALEFHRAGETVLVRPEEGVHCNESTAHLQALVCGLGVGQTFRFAVAPHLADGSMRAVLGDWTRPAHRLSLVYPGGRELNARVRAFSDWAAEVFAPFDGR
- a CDS encoding LysR family transcriptional regulator → MHSAERIKGIDVFVATAEAGSFTAAAERLHLSSSAVGKAVARLEARLGQRLFERSTRRLALTDAGTAFLQVCVRVLDELASAEKVLAAQSVEPSGRLRLDLPVTFGLRQVMPLLLAYTQLHPAVLPQVSFTDRFVDVIDEGIDLAVRIGGPDVWPADLGHACLGAERLVFCAAPAYLQRCGTPVSADELPGHELVMYGRAEGSPSPWRIARGEAAVERRMFDARIVVGNGQAQLDAVLAGCGIAQLATWLAGDALREGRLVQILPDWSVDGLPLNLVWPRSKRLLPKVSGLVAYLSDRLGVR
- a CDS encoding MFS transporter; the protein is MSPLPAVRPPGQSSIVVLAIAAFVIVTTEFLMVGLLPALSRDLGISVVTAGQLVTLFAVVVMVFGPVLTASLSHFGRKRLFVAVLLLFAVSNAVAALAPNLWVLAFARIVPALALPVFWGTASDTAARIAGPERAGRAVSRVYLGISGAMLFGIPLGTLAGDLIGWRGAFWLLAALSLLVAALLHQTMPAMASGERVSLAEQARILRCPRFVADVLLSVLVFTAMFSGYTYLAETLERLAQVPAAQVGWWLMGFGAVGLAGNWLGGRWVDRSPLATTAGFCLLLAVGMGATVLLAASHAGLALALAVWGVANTALYPVCQIRVMKSAARAQALAGTINVSAANAGIALGAIVGGLSISSWGIASVGLVGAAIALLAALGAAWVGRIRPA
- a CDS encoding ATP-binding protein, whose product is MEDRVLILAPRGRDAEVIEGVLRAQGIVCHGCRDFAELLQEISREAAAVIVTEEALAGDSMQALGDYLGAQPAWSDFPFVVLATRQTGRRSQSALHSLQELGNIVLLERPVNPETLASAARSALRARLRQYATRRHLAALEESRATVERLNTELENRIGERTADLSQANNRLMREIAERERAQASVVQGQKMEAIGRLTGGMAHDFNNLLHVVNINLQMIARTAKDPASADHARRAREAVTRGSRLTAQLLSFARAQSLVPKLQDVNQLLTNLSELIGVSVGSRIEVVLDLWPGRVSAVLDSAQLEMAVLNMAVNSRDAMAGGGRLVIRTEVRNQPDGQREAILSVRDTGSGIPPALLEKVFDPFFTTKPVGEGTGLGLSQVYGFAQQSGGRAELKSAVGQGTTVELRFPLAEGADFAGDGNGGKPAGMPEGRPGMEILVVEDDAGVRQTMVECLRMLRYTVHEATDGLAGLRALEKCRPTLLLADYLMPGMNGAELIAAARVLHPDLPILLATGYADMAQVQQVLGRQAVLRKPFDVETLATTVAAAIQRSEPAEPDVPPLAVNDLLRMEKRAG
- a CDS encoding ATPase domain-containing protein; this encodes MPAFENSPQEGHASTGIAGLDNVLAGGLPNGHLYLVEGTPGSGKTTLGLQFLLRGRDAGESGVYVTLSETSTELHQVAASHGWNLQGIRVRDLVSDEGLSEDAEQSILHPSEFELGETTRSVMALVESEKPRRIVFDSLSEMRLLAQSPLRYRRQILALKRFFAVRGCTVLMLDDKTAGGDTHLHSIAHGVIHLEQSASDYGPDKRRLRVMKLRGVKFREGEHDFHLDRGGLQVFPRLVAHEHPHDFSSLPQSTGTRQLDELLGGGLVPGSNALFSGPAGTGKTTTAVSCAIQAMKQGRKVAYYLFDEGLGTLGLRCKSLGLDLDAYLASGQLQMRALDPAEVSPGQFAHSVRHAVEQDGCAMVVIDSLNAYLQAMTGGKFLLLQMHELLSYLNMRGVITVSILSQHGVVGDVRSDVDLSYLSDALVQFRYFEANGSLLKAISTIKSRTSAHETTIREFRLGKRGVEIGEALTDFQGVLSGIPRYTGNVPLLGQPTLAVPG